Within Eschrichtius robustus isolate mEscRob2 chromosome X, mEscRob2.pri, whole genome shotgun sequence, the genomic segment AGTTGCTCACCCACACAGAACCATTGAGAGCACACCCTGAGGCTCAAAACCTCTTCTAAAACCATAAAATAATACTCTTTGGGTCCTGAGGtcaggacaatttcaagagcccCCTTCACAGCCTTCAAAATCATTTCCAAAGAGTCTGAACAACAGTACATGGAACTTGAGAGCACAATGCCAGCAGATTTGCACATCACTCATGAACAGCCGCCCACATGGGTGTACAGGGAACATGTGTGTGGATGTGTATGTGCCCTGATTCATTGCTACATGAGACATAATTGGCACTCTTTCAAGTCAGGTAAgaaacagaatgaagaagacctgcCTACGTcagtgggtggggggtggggggtattATGAACACTGGCATCAGAGACAATTTTTTTCCTGGCTTTGCCAAGAGCTTTCTTAGGGGaaacagaaatatacaaataataacaatagcaataTTAACAgcaaccaccaccactaccaccggATACAGACATGCAAATAAGTGTCAAATTGGAATGCTGCTTCTAGCTCATGTTTTCCAGAGCTTTCATCCCATTTcatccagactttttttttggggggggggtgctcaAAACTCTCAATTTAGCATGATACATACTTTCATTTTGTCATGGAAACCTTCTAATTAGAAAGACTTCtgattttaaagaacaaacaaggaAGCAAACAAAACCACTTTCTCATTAGCACTAGCAAGTTCTATTTAAAATGTAGTTCAAGAACATCTTTGCAAATGAGACTACCCCAAAGAGGCATATCTAAATACATTATTCCCAAGGTAGGTAGAGAGCtggcttttgttgttttttggagGACATACAGAGAAAATCCCCAAACTCAAATTCACAGGTACAATCTTTgggaaaaagaaccaaacagttACTGTCAATGTCTTCTCTTGCtaattcataaagatcagagaacgCTTTTATACCCCATTCCATGATTCCAAAGAAATTGAcatttaatgatttaaaaaatgttttaaaggtgGCTTCTTTCCAAATTGGAAATTGTAAACCCTGTACAGCAAATTAAGATTCAGAGAACAGAGTCACCAACTGCCAGCACAACGCACCCCACCACATCACTTTCCAAATTCTCGCTTCTCATTAGAGACTGAAGAATCATTTTCCCTAAATTCATTCCTTGTATCAATTTTTCCCTCTAAACATCTAGTGCAATACTGTTTTCCCTAAGATGCCAGAAATGCATCATACTCTTCCCACAACCCCCCTTGCCCCAAACAAACCCAAATGCGCTTCTGATGGCAAGAGAGAAATTTTGACTGAAATTCTGTGATGGAATTTAAAGGTAGTTTTAAAGAAAACGAATTGACAAGACACCACAATCAGCAAAGCCATTGTATAAAGACACAGAGCTTGCTTCATGAACGTCACATAGGTGgagaatgcacacacacacatgcacacataaatAGAAAGCATTTCTTTATCAACAGTTTCACTTAAGCAATAAGCAACTACACTCACAGGCATACTTAAAAGATAAGACATAACAAAAGATTTAGGGAGAGATAATATACCAACGTCATACATATCACAGCGAGGCCATGTTGAAGCTCAAAACGCTTTCCCCCCTGAGTAAGAAAGcttgctctttctctccctctctttccctgtctctgtctctctctctctctctttttttttttctttcttggaggTTCTCGGGATGAAATCAAAACGAGAGTTCGAAACAGCTCAGGTGGCTGGACTCCATTCAGCGCGTTCCCAGGAAAAACATGAGTATGACATTTACAAGCAGGAGGACTACAATCACGGCAAAAACGACTACAGTTTGCACATCCAGGGTCATGGTGCAATGCAGAACACTGTAGTGTTCCAGATGGGGGGCCGGCAGATTGGGAGATGTCAGTCTCTGTTCTGTCAGACTGTCCATACAGCCACCATGCtagaaaggagaggaggaagtcGGGTGGTTGGGGAAGGGCTGGGTTTGGCGCCCGAGTTTGATAtgggagggggggaagggggaatgggGACAGGGGTGCTTGCTTCCCCCCTTCTCAGAACTGAGCTGATCTTTCTTCCCTAGTTGAGAAATCTTAGCTTGCGCTTAAGTCGGCAGAGTCCAGCATTCTCTCTCGGGCGCCACGGAAAAGGCAAAATCCTGGCTTTCAAAGGGAAAGGCGGGAGGAACCAGAGCGAGGTTCTCCGGCGCCTGCTCAGTCTGTCTGTCCGGGGGTGCGTCCGTCCACCTGCCTGGCTGGCTACCGGTCAGTCTCGGTCTCCCCTACTTCTTCTAATTCGCTCGCTTTCCTACGCTCTCTCTGCTCGCGAAGCTCCCGGCTGCCAGCCACTCTTTCGATCCCTGCCTCGCtggctctcttcctctcctctccccaccccccaatccaAAGACTACGTTTTTATTCTCCGAGCGACTGCCGGCGCCTGCGTGAGGCACAACCCAGGCTGCTGACAGGCCCGCCGGCCAATAGCAGGTGCCGCAGAGGAGCGTTTACTCGCCGGGGGGCGGTACTTGAGCTGGCGTGCTACCCGCGGCAGCCAATCGGAGAACCCACGGTTCCCCCAGCAGGCCCGCTTCATCCAGCCCAGCTGGAGGCCCTGGCTGCCAGTTCTggcgtgggggtggggagcatgtTGTGGATGGGTTGATGCAgatgaggggagagaggagggaaaggattgggaaagagggagggatcgGACATAAGGGGCTAAAGGGGAGAGGGcatggcagggagggaggagagaatgagGAGAAGACCATGAGaagcaggaggaaaagaaaaggaaacatgggaaggagaaagaagaaataggGGGATACGACGATGAAGAAAGAGAACggtggaggaaaggaaggaaaaagggtggggaggagggaaaaggaacGGGGGAAAAAGGGATCCTTTGCAGCCACTTTGTTTGGAGCCTGGGCCAAGGAGGAAGCAAAGATGCCTTTAGGCCACTGTCTAAGTATTTATAGGCGACTCACAATTAGCTATATAAGTTCAGCAAATCAGTGCTGTGTACAGAACCACAAGGACACTCAACAAATTATCCAAAATCCAattctgtttgtctttctctgatatcTCTGCACTTGCAGGTCAGATTTCCTTTCCTACTTATGGTTTCTTTACACTATGACAGCTTGCACTCTTCCAGCATACTGGGTACTAGGAAGAGAAGACAGCTTTGCAGTGGAAAACCCTCTACAAAACTTGCAGTCGGCTTGAAATCACTGCCCTGTTCTGTGTTGGTGACCTGGTGTCCGAAACTTGGGGAAAAACCCTGGACTAGAGACAGGAAGTTTTCAGATTTACTTCTAGCCCTACCTCAAGCTTGCTGTATGACTTTTGGGCAACTCCATTCCCCTCTATGGGCCTCCATCTCCCTTCTGCCACATGAGGACTTAGACCTATCTGAGAATTCAGTGAAACCTCCGAACCCtcacctcagaaaaaaaaaatatatatagcaggCTCCTGGGCCCTCAAAAATCCAGGACTAACTTATACAGAAGATCTCTAAGGGCCCTTCTTACTCTTACATTCTAGGACTGTAAACATGAACACATAGATATTGGTGGAGAGGGGCAAGAAACTAGATTATCCAGGGATAGAACAAATTAATTTCTGGAATTTCCAGCATACTATAGACTCGAAGAGGAATGAGAATTGCTCTCTATTCTCTAGAAATCTTTGAACCTAGGACAGTCACCCATTTTAACTAAGTGACTGGAAATTCTGAGTGAATGCAGGTCATAAGCAAAATGGCCCCTAGCCTTACAAGATAGAATAAAACCTAAAGAaatgttcactttaaaattttgACTCATCACATTACCTACGAATGATTTGtgccaaaacaacaaaaaatcctgaATCAGATCAAGCTTCTAGATCCAGCTATCAATTTATAGGCCAcacaggagacagaaaaacatgtTAATTGCAATACGGGGATACAGACTGTAAAAAACTACAGGACCAACAACCTGGTTCTTTAGCAAGTAAATAGGGAGAAAAAAGTGTTATTGATTCAGGTGGAACTTGTGTatgcgtgcatacacacacacatgtgtgacATTTATGAGACAAATGGGAATTTGAACAGCCTGATAATATTAAGGAATCACTATTAATAATAAATGATATTGTGCCTAAGTTTAACAAAAGGGGGAGAATACGGGTATatatttgtgaccttggatttggtaatggtttcttagatatgacatgaaaagcacaagctacaaaagaaaaaaaatagataaattggacttgatcaacattaaaaaacttttgtgctttgaaggacactatcaagagtaTGAAAAGAGaatccacagaatggaagaaaatacttgcaaattatatatctgataagggacttgtatctagaatacataaagaactcttacaactcaattatataaagaaaaataactcaGTTTAAAAATTGGCGAAGGATCTGAataacacttctccaaagaaacggtcaataagcacatggaaagatgctcagtatattagtcatcaggaaaatgcaaatcaaatgcaagaaatgcaaatgaaggaTATTTACTATAGCGTATTTGTAATGGGACACCACTTTACACAcgctaggatggctataatcaaaaagctaGATAATAAGTGTTgggaaggatgtggaaaaattggaaccttcaTAACACtgctgtgggaatgtaaaatgatgaagCCACTTTGgcaaacagtctggcagttcctcaaaaacttaaacatgGTGTTACCATTcgacccaacaattccacccttaggtatatacctaagggaaatgaaaacatgccatacaaaaacttgtacatgaacatGAATaacagcattgttcacaatagccaaaagatagaaagaactcaaatgtccatcacctggtgaatggataaacaaaatgtggtatatgcacacaatggaatattattcagccataaaaaaaccgAAGTACTGTTATATGCTAAAACATAGGTGGACTTtaaaaatatgctaagtgaaagaagctagacacaaaaggcttttatatgatttcatttatatgaaataccccTATAGTTAGGATAAATACTGTTTAATgaagcttttgttttatttacatataaatataaatgttgtAGGTTgtgatgtaaaatatatttcttacagCAGGCAATGGTCAACATAATTTGAAAGCCACTCTTCTAGATTATGTTGAGACAGATACTGGTGATCAGGACAGTACCAAAATGTAAACAACTAGAATCTTTCTCCTTGCCTTTGAAAGTGCAATCCTATCCTTTCTCCACATCACCATCTATTGACCCTTCAACCCACTGCAGCCTGACTTTCACTCCCATCATCCCATAAGAAACTGCAACTTCTCGTGAATATAAACAAATGACCAACTTGTTGCTAAATCTCATGGccaattttccatctttttcttccctgacttTTCTCCCTCTTGACTCCATTGATGCCTTCCTCCTTCCTGAAATGCTCCATTTGCCTTGGGGACACCATCCACATGACCTGTCTGGTTATATTTTCTTTACTTCCTGCTTGGGTTCTTCTTCATTTAGTCATTAAGGGCATGATTTCTCAAAGTTCTTCTAATCTCAGCCCCCTTTTCTTCTCATTCCATACTTGCACTGAATGATGGACCTATCCATTCCCAAGGCTTTAACTACCTACCACCTACATTACACACTGATGTACCTCCTTTCAACAAAGTTACAGGACACCAGTGGGGGAATAAAATAGGTCCCTGCCTGCAGGGAGCTTACAATTCTCTGCTGATAACCCCTAGGTAGCTCTCTTGAACTCCAGAGATGAATCTCCAACTGCCTTCTGGACATCTCCTCCTGAATATCTCACAAGAATCTCAGACTTGATAAGTCCAAAAGTGAAGTCATCTTCTCTCACCCCTGCCAGCTTCCTCTTTCCCCTGAGATCCCTGTCCCTTAGGAATGTCACACACAGAACTAGCCTAAAACCAAGAAGATACCCATAAGTCTTGCTTCTCCCTCACCTTGCTACTAGCTAACCAGTCTCTAAGTCTTGATGATTCTCTTTCTCCTTAAGGAATgtgtcctccctctctctccctgctgcCAGCACTGTGGTCTCTTGTGCAGCTCTCTCTCCCCAATTCAGCTTCTACTCTCCTGAACAAATTATCTCTTTCAAAAGCAGTTCTGCCCTTATCAATTCTATGGTGGATACTATATATTGGTTGCTGCGAATCCATGCCACCCCCCTTCTAGCCTGCCTTCCTATATTGCTGAAAAGCTAAAAACCAAaaactacaacaacaacaacaacctgtCATTTCTCAGACTCCTTTGCATCCAGTGTTCTGGATGTGATTTATTTCTGCCAATCATATGCATATGCACAATATTTGGAAGAAAAGTGATAATGCAGAAACCATACTTCTGCTGTTTCTGGTGACAAGTAGAGTGGTGGGGTTTTAGGGTTTTCTGCAGCCGTGCTATGTTTCCATAGGTCCCAGTGTCTGGACACTGGCTTTGTGTCTTTGTACAAGCAGGGaatgagactttttaaaaattttatttatttatttatttatttatttattttgctactGAGGATTTGGAAGGCATAATGTTACTCTAGTCAATAGTTAAGGCAGTGGCAGATTCCTAATTCCTAGATTGCAAATCAGGTGAAGTGTTCCCAAAGCTCCTGATGCCTCACCTTCCTGCTTGTGGCAGAGAAAACAGCTCCTCTGGTGTTGTTCTGGGAGTCATTCCTGGAGGCCCAGTCTAAACCTTGTCCCTTCAGCCCTTCAACAAATTTTGTAAGCACCCAATTTTCTATATTAAAACTCTGCTGAAAAAACTAGATCAATTTAATTTCTGCAGCTAAACCCTGGGTTATACAGCTCCTCTGCTCAAAGGtcttccatggctccccactgcctttTAGGGAAATTCTGCAGCATGGCATACAATGCTTTGCCAATCTGGTGTCCTTTGCCT encodes:
- the LOC137757050 gene encoding uncharacterized protein, whose translation is MDSLTEQRLTSPNLPAPHLEHYSVLHCTMTLDVQTVVVFAVIVVLLLVNVILMFFLGTR